The following nucleotide sequence is from Dysgonomonadaceae bacterium PH5-43.
CCCAGATTGCATAACCGTAAGGTTTAATAACCATACAGCCTCTAACAGCCGAATTTTCTGCCAAGTCGGCCTTTATCACCAAATCATTATACCACTGCGAATAATTTTCACTTCGAGGGGTAAGTTCTTTAATCTCCTTTGCCATTGTTTAACTTTATTAATTCTTTTGAAAGCACAAAAGTACAAAATTATTATGTAATTTTGTATCTTTGAATTTTCTAATTAATATGGCAAAAAGGAAACCCACAACAGACACAAAGAAAGAGAACTCTCCTTCAAAGCTTAAAAGGCTTAAAACATTCTTCAAAAGCAGCGCTACACATTATATAATAGGACTGTTTATTCTGCTATTTGCAATATACGCAGGCATCTCTATGCTTTCGTTTTTCTTTACTGGCGCAGCAGACCAAAGTAAAGTAGAAGGGCTATACTTGTTTCACTCCGACACTATTCAAGGTATAGAAAACTGGACTGGTATGAGAGGTGCTATACTTAGCAATATACTTATGAACGAACTGTTTGGGGTGGCTACATTCTTTTTATTATTGTTTGTTGTATTAGTAGCTCTTCGATTAATGAAAGCTAAATATGTTCCTTTACTTAGAGCTTTTATTATATATACCTCTCTTATGATATGGACTTCTGTAGCTGTAACTTTCTTCTTCGGAAGTTTATTCAAAAACACAGCTTTATATATAGGAGGTAAACACGGATTTATTATCTCCGATTTACTTACTGCAAACTTCGGACTACCTGGCGCATTCTTTATTATACTATTAGTATTCATTATTATAATGATTATAGTAAATGCTAATACTATTCCTTTCTTAACTAAGTTATTTAATCTAACTCCAAGGATACCTAAATGGAAAATTAAGAAGAAAGAAGAAAGAAGCGAAAAGAAAGAAGAACAAGTTAACAACGATATAGAGTTTATCGACACTACTCCTGAAATTCTTGTTGAAGACAAAACTCAAGAAGAGAAACCTTTTATTCTTGAAGGCACTGAAGAAAACACCCTCGACACTAACATTGAGGATTTCGAGATTACAAATACTTTAGATAACGAAGAACAATATACGCCTGAAGAAGAGGTAAACAAACCTATCACTCCTATCTCTCCTGAAGAGGAAGAGGAGGAAGAGTACAAACGTTTACTTGCTGAATTAGGAGTTTACGACCCTACTTTAGATCTTTCGGACTATAAATATCCGTCGTTAGACCTTCTTAAGAAATACGACAACAACGACACTCAGGTTAATTACGAAGAACAAACCGAGAACAAAAACAAGATTATCAACACTTTAGACAATTATGGCATAAAGATAAAATCTATAAAGGCAACTGTAGGTCCAACAATAACTCTTTACGAAATTGTTCCTGCTGAAGGTGTTAGAGTTTCTAAGATAAAGAATCTCGAAGATGATATAGCTTTGAGTTTGGCTGCTATAGGTATTCGTATTATAGCTCCAATGCCTGGTAAAGGAACTATAGGTATTGAAGTTCCAAACAAAGATGCAAAGATTGTATCTATGCATTCAATATTATCTTCTCGCAAATATCAAGAGTCGAAACACGAACTGCCTGTCGCTTTAGGTAAAACCATTACCAACGAAGTATTTATGGTAGATTTAGCAAAAGCCCCTCACTTACTCGTAGCTGGTGCTACCGGACAAGGTAAGTCGGTCGGACTGAATGCTGTTATTACATCTCTTCTTTACAAGAAACACCCTGCCGAACTTAAATTTGTTCTTATCGACCCTAAAATGGTAGAGTTCAGCATTTATTCTGTTATAGAGAAACACTATTTAGCAAAACTGCCAGATTCTCAACACGCCATAATTACCGACTTCACTAAGGTAGTTCATACTCTAAATTCTCTAACAAGAGAGATGGACGACAGATACGAACTTCTTCAAAAAGCTGGGTCGCGTAATGTATTAGAGTATAACGAAAAATTTAAGAACAGAAGACTTAACCCTGAAAAGGGGCATAAGTTTATGCCTTATATAGTTGTTATAATAGACGAGTTTGGAGATTTAATTATGACTGCTGGGAAAGATATAGAACTTCCTATTGCTCGTATCGCACAAAAGGCTCGTGCGGTTGGCATACATATGGTTATTGCTACTCAACGTCCTACAACAAATATTATCACTGGTACTATTAAGGCAAACTTCCCTGCGAGAGTTGCATTTAGAGTTACATCTATGATAGACTCACGAACAATTCTCGACAGTCCGGGTGCTAATCAATTAATAGGTCGAGGAGATTTATTATACTATCAAGGCAGCGAAATGACTCGTGTTCA
It contains:
- a CDS encoding S-DNA-T family DNA segregation ATPase FtsK/SpoIIIE (product_source=KO:K03466; cath_funfam=1.10.10.10,3.40.50.300; cog=COG1674; ko=KO:K03466; pfam=PF01580,PF09397,PF13491,PF17854; smart=SM00843; superfamily=46785,52540; transmembrane_helix_parts=Outside_1_32,TMhelix_33_55,Inside_56_90,TMhelix_91_113,Outside_114_127,TMhelix_128_150,Inside_151_170,TMhelix_171_193,Outside_194_816), with product MAKRKPTTDTKKENSPSKLKRLKTFFKSSATHYIIGLFILLFAIYAGISMLSFFFTGAADQSKVEGLYLFHSDTIQGIENWTGMRGAILSNILMNELFGVATFFLLLFVVLVALRLMKAKYVPLLRAFIIYTSLMIWTSVAVTFFFGSLFKNTALYIGGKHGFIISDLLTANFGLPGAFFIILLVFIIIMIIVNANTIPFLTKLFNLTPRIPKWKIKKKEERSEKKEEQVNNDIEFIDTTPEILVEDKTQEEKPFILEGTEENTLDTNIEDFEITNTLDNEEQYTPEEEVNKPITPISPEEEEEEEYKRLLAELGVYDPTLDLSDYKYPSLDLLKKYDNNDTQVNYEEQTENKNKIINTLDNYGIKIKSIKATVGPTITLYEIVPAEGVRVSKIKNLEDDIALSLAAIGIRIIAPMPGKGTIGIEVPNKDAKIVSMHSILSSRKYQESKHELPVALGKTITNEVFMVDLAKAPHLLVAGATGQGKSVGLNAVITSLLYKKHPAELKFVLIDPKMVEFSIYSVIEKHYLAKLPDSQHAIITDFTKVVHTLNSLTREMDDRYELLQKAGSRNVLEYNEKFKNRRLNPEKGHKFMPYIVVIIDEFGDLIMTAGKDIELPIARIAQKARAVGIHMVIATQRPTTNIITGTIKANFPARVAFRVTSMIDSRTILDSPGANQLIGRGDLLYYQGSEMTRVQCAFVDTPEVDRISKHIGTQRGYPTAFELPEYVSEDGEDKGESIDLADKDPMFEKVARLIVIHQSGSTSLIQRKFSIGYNRAGRLMDQLEAAGIVGPGQGSKAREVYVSDEYQLEQILQSLD